A portion of the Bacteroidota bacterium genome contains these proteins:
- a CDS encoding T9SS type A sorting domain-containing protein, with amino-acid sequence MISTPLDFSQTFVKTSLFIGLLLITSNILAQKSYYVGLNGNDSNNGMSLNSPFRTITKAVSVVAGGDTVFVRGGTYEYTTTIKFSQSGDANHLISLKVYPGDQRPVLDFSGMAVNSTNRGVSLTGSYWYIKGIRIKGAGDNGMNISGGAYNTIEFCDFYENRDGGCQLGGGAHDNKIINCDSYWNADYGTGTTTNGGNADGFSPKLDVGNGNYFYGCRSYYNSDDGWDGYMKTTADITTTIENCWTWHNGYLKDGVTTTSEMNGNGFKMGGDYLVHNCVLKNCLSFYNKAKGFDQNHNKGSMTLYNCTAIANGGNNFSISEALDPGKVVTVKNCLSYEKSKVSLLSSAIVATNSWDSQFNVTSSDFLSIDTTGISGPRKADGSLPDIRFMHLASGSKLIDAGIDVGLPYIGTKPDLGCFEFPSTNTGISSLLLDDEIKIENYPNPFHSKTTIRFYLPEPSDIKVSLFDINSHRMGIIAKGLYSQGIHELEFHTGLKAGIYFCNMEVKGEVYSKVFIIR; translated from the coding sequence AGGGCTTTTATTAATCACTTCCAATATTTTGGCCCAGAAAAGTTATTATGTGGGTTTAAACGGAAATGATTCAAATAATGGAATGTCTTTGAACAGTCCTTTCAGGACAATTACGAAAGCGGTTAGTGTTGTTGCAGGCGGAGATACGGTTTTTGTCAGAGGAGGCACTTATGAATATACCACTACCATTAAATTTTCTCAAAGTGGCGATGCCAACCACCTGATAAGCTTGAAAGTTTATCCGGGTGATCAAAGGCCGGTACTTGATTTTTCCGGGATGGCAGTCAACAGCACTAACAGAGGCGTTTCTCTTACCGGTAGTTACTGGTATATCAAAGGGATAAGGATTAAGGGGGCTGGCGACAACGGGATGAATATAAGTGGCGGAGCTTATAATACCATAGAATTTTGCGATTTTTATGAAAATCGTGACGGTGGTTGTCAGTTGGGCGGGGGCGCACACGATAATAAAATCATTAATTGCGATTCATACTGGAATGCTGATTATGGAACAGGTACTACCACCAATGGTGGTAATGCAGATGGCTTTTCCCCAAAACTTGATGTAGGGAACGGGAATTATTTTTATGGTTGCCGTTCTTATTATAATTCGGATGATGGCTGGGATGGTTACATGAAAACTACGGCCGATATTACCACTACAATTGAAAATTGCTGGACCTGGCACAATGGCTATTTAAAGGATGGCGTCACTACTACTTCGGAAATGAATGGGAATGGATTTAAGATGGGTGGAGATTATCTGGTTCACAATTGCGTGCTTAAAAACTGCCTGTCGTTTTATAATAAGGCTAAAGGTTTTGATCAAAACCATAATAAGGGCTCTATGACTTTGTACAATTGCACAGCCATTGCAAACGGTGGAAATAATTTTTCTATATCCGAGGCTTTAGATCCCGGGAAAGTTGTTACGGTAAAAAATTGTCTTTCCTACGAGAAGTCGAAGGTTTCGTTGCTTAGTTCTGCTATTGTTGCTACAAATAGCTGGGACAGCCAGTTTAATGTAACCAGCAGTGATTTCCTTAGCATAGATACCACAGGGATTTCCGGACCCCGCAAGGCTGACGGAAGTTTACCGGATATCAGGTTTATGCACCTGGCATCAGGCAGTAAACTTATTGATGCAGGTATCGATGTGGGTTTGCCTTATATTGGAACTAAACCAGATTTAGGCTGTTTTGAATTTCCTTCCACCAATACCGGAATTAGTAGTTTGCTCCTGGATGATGAAATTAAAATTGAAAATTATCCTAATCCTTTTCATTCAAAAACTACCATAAGATTTTATTTACCTGAGCCATCTGATATAAAAGTCAGCCTATTTGATATTAATAGTCACAGGATGGGAATTATTGCCAAAGGCCTGTATTCCCAAGGGATACATGAATTGGAATTTCATACCGGATTGAAGGCTGGAATTTATTTCTGCAATATGGAAGTGAAAGGTGAAGTATATAGCAAAGTGTTTATAATCAGGTGA